From the Acidicapsa ligni genome, one window contains:
- a CDS encoding DUF302 domain-containing protein, whose translation MREGIQMLVSRHSVDETVVRLQSLLEEKGIKLFCLIDHSGEALKAGIEMPPTKLLIFGNAKAGTPLMLASPSAALDLPLRILVAEGENKETLLSWNAPDWLMQRHGIPDQLLKNIAVVAILAEKASE comes from the coding sequence ATGCGTGAAGGTATCCAGATGCTCGTAAGCCGTCATTCAGTCGACGAAACTGTTGTACGCCTGCAAAGCCTGCTAGAGGAAAAGGGCATCAAGCTCTTTTGTCTAATAGATCATTCAGGCGAAGCGCTGAAAGCCGGGATCGAGATGCCTCCAACAAAACTATTAATCTTCGGAAACGCCAAAGCTGGAACACCATTGATGCTTGCATCGCCGAGTGCTGCACTCGATTTGCCCCTCCGTATTCTCGTTGCAGAGGGAGAAAATAAGGAAACTCTTCTCTCATGGAATGCCCCTGACTGGCTCATGCAGCGTCACGGAATTCCCGATCAACTATTGAAAAATATCGCAGTGGTTGCGATATTAGCCGAGAAGGCCTCGGAATAA
- a CDS encoding DUF5009 domain-containing protein, with product MATPTTTVPFPDTDRASTGTGARIASVDIFRGLTIMVMIFVNFLSEVKGLPWWTYHLPGNVNGMTYVDMVFPFFLFIVGLSFPLAIRHRISKGDTQFQLWMHILARSFALIVLGMALANFDRVNATLTHVSGNLWLTLTLLGAILFWNVYPRASSYQSLFKAMKVVGLILMVAMFVLFRRTTRSGNTAWLDFGYWEILGLIGWTYFAAAILYIPTRKWRWAPFAWLVIMTALNATTMAHWTSFTEELPFYYWPWNSGCFCLLVFAGIVTSQIFLTDSFAKTFKQKATVALGFAALLFLSGFLLTPLGISKIRATPTWGLYSAGAATLCFLLLYWICDVHKHTRWALPVKSAGSNTLLTYLLPDLFDVTLGGLVIFQGWDYGLPGVIKTLILTALMLCISTVLTKAKIRLQL from the coding sequence ATGGCGACTCCCACCACCACCGTACCCTTTCCAGATACGGATCGCGCATCGACCGGAACCGGCGCGCGCATCGCCTCCGTTGATATCTTCCGTGGCCTCACGATCATGGTCATGATCTTCGTCAACTTTCTTTCCGAGGTCAAAGGCCTTCCCTGGTGGACATATCATCTACCCGGCAACGTCAACGGCATGACATATGTCGACATGGTCTTTCCGTTCTTCCTCTTCATCGTAGGACTTTCGTTCCCACTGGCGATCCGTCATCGCATTTCCAAAGGCGACACGCAATTCCAGTTATGGATGCACATCCTGGCGCGCTCCTTTGCGCTCATAGTTCTCGGGATGGCCCTCGCCAACTTCGACAGAGTAAACGCCACACTTACCCACGTCAGCGGCAATCTCTGGCTCACGCTTACACTCCTCGGAGCCATCCTTTTCTGGAATGTCTACCCGCGGGCAAGTTCGTATCAGTCGCTCTTCAAAGCAATGAAGGTCGTCGGCCTCATCCTGATGGTCGCCATGTTTGTGCTCTTCCGACGTACCACTCGCAGCGGCAATACAGCGTGGCTTGATTTTGGATACTGGGAGATACTCGGCCTCATTGGTTGGACTTACTTTGCCGCCGCCATCCTCTACATTCCCACACGCAAATGGCGCTGGGCTCCGTTCGCGTGGCTCGTCATCATGACCGCACTCAATGCAACCACCATGGCGCATTGGACGAGCTTCACAGAAGAACTGCCCTTCTACTACTGGCCCTGGAACTCAGGCTGCTTCTGCCTGCTCGTCTTCGCAGGAATTGTAACTTCGCAAATCTTCCTCACGGATTCGTTCGCAAAAACATTCAAGCAAAAAGCAACCGTAGCATTGGGATTCGCTGCCCTGTTGTTTCTCAGCGGATTTCTGCTGACACCACTTGGCATCTCCAAGATTCGCGCCACCCCAACATGGGGCCTTTACTCAGCCGGTGCAGCAACACTGTGCTTCCTGTTGCTCTATTGGATCTGCGATGTCCACAAGCATACCCGTTGGGCGCTACCAGTCAAATCTGCAGGCTCAAACACACTGCTGACCTATCTGCTGCCGGATCTTTTCGATGTAACTCTGGGCGGCCTGGTCATCTTCCAGGGCTGGGACTACGGATTACCCGGGGTAATTAAAACCCTGATCCTTACAGCACTGATGTTATGCATCTCAACCGTACTCACCAAGGCAAAGATCCGCCTGCAGCTCTAA
- a CDS encoding glycoside hydrolase family 18 protein, translated as MKNAVRTVAHPLARLPIRLFLRRAVRIVIQSLVLCTLAAPFALAATPAKKVIIAYVFAKDQLLGPDEVVGTSLTRVNYAFANIANGKIIEGFAHDRENFQALNNLKKKNPSLEVVISVGGWTWSSPFSDMVLTPASRKLFIDSAVQFIRDNNLDGLDIDWEYPSLVGNGNVHRPVDKQNFTLLLKELRERFDKEEKLLHRHLITSIAAGSSQEFLDNTEMAKVQLYLDSVNLMAYDYYEPDSDTTTGHHAPLFTNPADPKHISADDSVKLYEQAGVPASKIVLGVPFYGHTWSDVGDTNHGLYQPGKKTNIWSNYHDVVGTLLKNGYTRYWDSASSAPYLYNASTRTWVSYEDPESLALKCKYVLSHDLSGIMFWDYAGDTADHALLNAINAGLQNSTSTKGTN; from the coding sequence ATGAAGAATGCCGTTCGCACCGTAGCTCACCCGCTTGCTCGCCTGCCTATTCGCCTGTTTCTTCGCAGGGCTGTCCGCATAGTTATCCAATCACTCGTTCTATGCACCCTCGCAGCCCCTTTTGCTCTCGCCGCAACGCCCGCCAAAAAAGTGATCATAGCCTATGTCTTCGCTAAAGATCAGTTGCTCGGCCCCGATGAAGTCGTCGGAACATCGCTTACACGCGTCAACTATGCGTTCGCAAACATCGCGAACGGCAAGATCATCGAAGGCTTCGCGCATGATCGCGAAAACTTTCAGGCTCTCAACAACCTCAAGAAGAAGAATCCCAGTCTTGAAGTCGTAATCTCCGTCGGCGGATGGACATGGTCCAGTCCGTTCTCTGACATGGTGCTCACACCAGCAAGCCGCAAGCTGTTCATTGACAGCGCAGTCCAGTTCATTCGCGATAACAATCTTGACGGCCTGGACATCGACTGGGAATACCCATCTCTCGTCGGCAATGGCAATGTTCATCGCCCCGTAGATAAACAAAACTTCACGCTGTTACTCAAAGAACTCCGCGAGCGCTTCGATAAGGAAGAGAAGCTTCTGCATCGTCATCTCATTACATCGATTGCCGCTGGAAGCTCACAAGAGTTTCTCGACAATACCGAGATGGCAAAGGTCCAGCTCTACCTCGACTCCGTCAATCTCATGGCCTACGACTATTACGAGCCTGATTCTGACACGACGACAGGCCATCACGCGCCGCTCTTCACAAACCCCGCTGATCCCAAACACATCTCTGCAGATGATTCTGTCAAGCTCTATGAGCAAGCAGGTGTTCCGGCATCCAAGATCGTTCTCGGAGTTCCCTTTTACGGACACACCTGGTCCGATGTAGGTGACACCAATCACGGACTCTATCAGCCCGGCAAGAAGACCAACATCTGGTCCAACTATCACGACGTCGTCGGCACTCTGCTCAAGAATGGCTACACCCGCTATTGGGATAGCGCTTCCTCCGCACCCTATCTTTATAACGCCAGTACACGCACATGGGTCTCCTATGAAGACCCCGAATCCCTTGCATTGAAATGCAAGTACGTTTTAAGTCACGACCTGTCGGGCATCATGTTCTGGGACTACGCTGGAGACACCGCAGACCATGCTCTTCTCAATGCCATCAACGCAGGGCTGCAAAACAGCACATCAACAAAGGGGACAAACTAA
- a CDS encoding non-lysosomal glucosylceramidase: protein MKRFTVALIACAFSFVTASISFAQNEIPKAAWKRPLGLPLENPGVTRVPGDIDDGYWQGVPVGGFGAGTFSRTYRGDFARWHIKAGVHKYEPVNANQFAMFQQSEGEPQGTARVLMTDHPHNGELSSWQWNYPVGAGDYNALYPKSWYDYKWDKFPAHVVLEQFSPITPDNYRESSYPVAVYRWHADNPTNKPVTVSVLLSWTNMAGWFRTYTRDFKGTPNQGNHNEFKSEPAGAAGTMKGIVFGRNHEGSSPNEWDGQFAIAALDSPGVEVSYQTTFLAAGDGKAVWAPFAKDGRLANDQKSWVSDKEKLAGAITLRFTLQPGEHKIIPMVIAWDFPVVEFGEGRKWDRRYTDFYGTSGQSAWKIARDGLLNATAWSESIDKWQAPYINDESKPLWYRGMLFNELYALTDGGTFWGRQQGSNPKTEPSFALLECFDYAYYATLDVRFYASLPLLKFWPKIDKQVLREFADTVPKEWPEQGLWVAKTAETGTPVSHKRKKIGAVPHDLGVPEADPFVAVNEPGWQDTNDWKDLNSKFVLMVYRDYVLTGKTDAAFLRETWPAVKDAIEYLRQFDHGGGVPENSGYPDQTYDSWVVKGVSAYSGGLWLAALRAGEETARILGDTRTATEYHALFLKGQKTYISLLWNGEYFRYDTSSGATNAIQADQLAGQWYANLTGLGDIVPHEMQVSTLKKIYDYNVRKFGDGDMGAANGMNADGSIFDNEQGKEVWAGTTLGYAGLLMSEGMKDEAYKTTHGLYHVIYESKGYWFRTPEAWDVTGNFRAGMYMRPTAIWALEMTPPRTR, encoded by the coding sequence TTGAAGCGATTCACTGTTGCTCTTATTGCCTGTGCTTTTTCTTTCGTAACAGCCTCCATCAGCTTCGCTCAAAATGAGATTCCAAAAGCAGCGTGGAAACGCCCACTTGGCCTGCCTTTAGAGAACCCCGGAGTGACGCGCGTCCCAGGTGACATTGATGATGGCTACTGGCAGGGAGTACCAGTTGGAGGCTTCGGCGCAGGCACATTCTCGCGCACCTATCGAGGAGATTTCGCCCGCTGGCATATCAAGGCTGGTGTGCATAAATATGAGCCCGTCAACGCCAATCAGTTCGCTATGTTTCAGCAATCGGAAGGCGAACCGCAAGGCACTGCACGCGTTCTGATGACCGATCATCCCCACAATGGAGAACTATCAAGCTGGCAATGGAACTACCCGGTTGGCGCTGGCGACTACAACGCGCTTTATCCAAAATCCTGGTACGACTATAAGTGGGATAAGTTCCCCGCGCATGTTGTACTCGAACAATTCTCTCCGATAACTCCCGACAATTATCGCGAGTCGAGTTATCCCGTAGCCGTGTACCGCTGGCACGCTGACAACCCCACCAACAAGCCGGTAACTGTCTCTGTCCTTCTTTCCTGGACGAACATGGCAGGATGGTTTCGCACCTATACCCGCGATTTCAAAGGTACTCCCAATCAGGGCAACCACAACGAATTCAAGAGCGAGCCTGCCGGTGCTGCCGGCACCATGAAAGGCATCGTCTTCGGCAGAAATCACGAAGGCTCATCGCCCAATGAATGGGATGGTCAGTTCGCAATTGCCGCACTCGATTCTCCGGGAGTTGAAGTCAGTTATCAAACGACATTTCTGGCAGCCGGAGATGGCAAAGCAGTTTGGGCTCCCTTTGCAAAAGACGGCCGCCTCGCCAACGATCAGAAGTCGTGGGTCAGCGATAAAGAAAAGCTGGCGGGTGCAATTACTCTCCGGTTCACGCTGCAACCCGGCGAACACAAAATTATTCCCATGGTCATTGCCTGGGACTTCCCTGTTGTCGAGTTTGGCGAAGGGCGCAAGTGGGATCGCCGCTACACAGACTTCTACGGCACATCTGGTCAGAGCGCATGGAAGATCGCGCGCGATGGTTTGCTCAATGCAACCGCGTGGAGCGAATCCATCGACAAATGGCAAGCGCCGTATATCAACGACGAGAGCAAGCCACTCTGGTATCGAGGCATGCTCTTCAACGAACTGTACGCACTCACCGATGGCGGTACTTTCTGGGGAAGGCAGCAGGGCTCCAATCCCAAGACCGAGCCCTCGTTCGCATTGCTGGAGTGCTTCGATTACGCATATTACGCCACGCTTGATGTACGCTTCTACGCATCGCTTCCATTGCTGAAATTCTGGCCAAAGATAGACAAGCAAGTGCTCCGCGAATTCGCCGACACTGTTCCTAAAGAGTGGCCCGAGCAAGGGCTGTGGGTTGCCAAGACAGCAGAGACAGGCACGCCGGTCAGTCATAAGCGCAAGAAGATCGGTGCCGTCCCGCATGATCTCGGAGTGCCTGAGGCCGACCCCTTTGTTGCCGTAAACGAACCTGGCTGGCAAGACACGAATGACTGGAAAGACCTCAACTCCAAATTCGTTCTCATGGTCTATCGCGACTACGTGCTTACAGGCAAAACCGACGCGGCTTTCCTACGCGAAACATGGCCCGCAGTGAAAGATGCCATCGAGTATCTTCGTCAGTTCGATCACGGTGGTGGAGTACCCGAAAATAGCGGCTATCCTGATCAGACCTATGACTCATGGGTTGTGAAAGGCGTCAGCGCCTACTCCGGCGGACTCTGGCTCGCGGCCCTGCGTGCAGGTGAAGAGACCGCACGGATACTCGGCGACACCAGGACGGCTACCGAGTACCACGCACTCTTTCTCAAAGGGCAGAAGACCTATATCTCGTTGCTCTGGAACGGTGAATACTTCCGCTACGACACCAGCAGCGGTGCCACAAACGCCATCCAGGCAGACCAACTAGCAGGCCAATGGTATGCAAATCTCACAGGTCTTGGCGACATCGTTCCGCATGAGATGCAGGTCTCCACACTCAAGAAGATTTATGACTACAACGTACGCAAATTCGGCGATGGAGATATGGGTGCAGCCAACGGCATGAACGCCGACGGTTCTATCTTCGACAACGAACAAGGCAAGGAAGTCTGGGCCGGAACGACGCTCGGTTACGCTGGCCTGCTCATGAGCGAAGGCATGAAAGACGAAGCTTACAAGACCACGCATGGCCTCTATCATGTCATCTACGAGAGCAAAGGCTACTGGTTCCGAACACCCGAGGCATGGGATGTTACCGGCAACTTCCGCGCCGGCATGTACATGCGTCCGACTGCAATTTGGGCGCTCGAAATGACACCACCAAGAACAAGATAA
- a CDS encoding ThuA domain-containing protein, which yields MKRSILTAALCTTLALAFSFHSYAAPANHDAFHVLALYSTNVEADHVDFANDGLAFLKSIAPRDHFELTPSTNWDDLNDTTLKQYQLVLWLDDSPHTQAQRDSFEKYMANGGAWLGFHAAGYNDESTKWPWFVDFLGGAVFYTNSWPPLPAKLIVDDPNHPIAKGLPKTFTSPANEWYIWKPSPRLSPNVKVLLTLDPENYPIGFKDVLLSGDLPVVWTNTKYKMIYMNMGHGSKIMTSPIQNKLIENSILWLGSSNKP from the coding sequence ATGAAGCGTTCCATTCTTACTGCTGCCCTCTGCACAACCCTGGCGCTGGCCTTCAGTTTTCATTCGTATGCTGCGCCAGCAAATCATGATGCATTTCACGTACTGGCTCTTTACTCCACCAACGTCGAAGCCGATCATGTTGACTTCGCGAATGACGGGTTGGCTTTTTTAAAGTCCATCGCCCCACGCGATCACTTTGAACTGACTCCCTCGACCAACTGGGACGATCTCAACGACACTACGCTGAAGCAGTATCAGCTCGTGCTGTGGCTCGATGACTCGCCGCATACTCAGGCGCAACGCGACAGCTTTGAAAAATACATGGCCAATGGCGGCGCATGGCTCGGCTTCCACGCTGCTGGATACAACGACGAAAGCACCAAGTGGCCGTGGTTCGTTGACTTCCTTGGCGGAGCCGTCTTCTACACCAATAGCTGGCCACCGCTACCAGCAAAGCTAATCGTCGATGACCCAAATCATCCAATCGCAAAAGGCCTTCCGAAAACCTTCACTTCCCCGGCGAACGAATGGTACATCTGGAAGCCCAGCCCTCGCCTCAGTCCCAACGTGAAGGTGCTTCTAACGCTCGATCCAGAGAACTATCCCATCGGATTTAAGGATGTTCTCCTCAGTGGCGATCTGCCCGTCGTGTGGACGAATACGAAGTACAAGATGATTTACATGAACATGGGACACGGCAGCAAAATCATGACCAGCCCAATTCAAAACAAGCTCATTGAAAACTCCATCCTATGGCTTGGTTCGTCGAACAAGCCATAG